The sequence below is a genomic window from Rhodanobacteraceae bacterium.
TGGTCGATCTGCCGCCGGAGCCCATCTTTGCCAATGGTTTCGAAGGCGACTGATCCAACCCGGGGCTGGCCCGGCGCAGGGCCGGGCCAGCCATCGGAAACTGGAAGCTCACTGCCTCGGGCAAGTATTGATTCCCAGCAGCGGGTAAACCGGGCAGAAGCGCATGAATCCGGTGGCCAGCGGAACCAGGCCAGCCAGGCCCCAGAGGGTCTTGGGACCGACGAACACCAGGCTGAGCAGCACCAGGCCCACGACGATACGCAGGCCGCGATCGATCCCACCGACGTTTGCATTCATGACTGAATCCACTGGTTGTTGAGGTGGGGTCAGTCTGGGCGCGCGCGGCGGCGATGTCGGTGACCCAGGTTACACAGGATCGGATGCCGCCACGGCAGCCAGCCGCAGCGGATCGCGCACGACGATCGATTCGCGCGCCAACTCGACCAGTCCGTCGGCAGCGAACTGGCGCAGCAACCGGGTGACGATCTCGCGCACGCTGCCGAGATCGTCGGCCAGCCGCTGATGCGTGGTGTGCAGCGCGGGCCCCTGCTCCACCAGCAGGCGCGCCAGGCGCTGGTCGAGGCGTTTGAAGGCAACTTCGTCCACCAGCGCCATCAGATCGACGAAGCGTTCCGAAAAGATGCCGAAGACGTACTGCCGGAAAGGCGGATGCGCGGCCAGCAGGCGTTCGAACAAACCGGTCGGCACCGGCAGCAGCAGCGAATCCGCATGCACTACGCCGCGGGCGTTGTAGCGGCGCTGGCCGAGCAGGCAGCCCTGGGTAATCACGCAGGACTCGCCGGGCAGCACGCTGTAAAGCAACAGGGCGCGCCCGTTCGCGGCCACGCACGACACCCGGATCTCACCGCCTAGCAGCAGCGGGAATGCGCCGCAGGGCGAACCACGATCGAACAGTGAATGGCCCTGAGGGACGCGGACCGGGTTCAGCGCGGAGAGTTCAGCCGACAGTTCCGACGGCAGCCCACGCAGGCAGGGATATAGTTCGCCGACGGCGGGCAAGCCCTCAGCCAAGCGCCACCTCCGCCGCCACACGCAGGGCCTGCGCGATCGTTGCCAGCGGCAGGCTGGGCGTGCCCGGGCGCTCGACGATGTGCTCGCTGGCATAGGGCACGTGGATGAAGCCGGCGCGCAGGGCACTGCCTTCGGTGGCATGCCGCAGGCGGAAAAACAGCTCGTTGCAGACGAAGGCGCCGGCGGACAGCGAGGGCGCGGCGGGAATGCCCCCGGCGCGCAGGCGGGCGACGATACGGTCGACCGGCAGCGTACTCGCGTAGGCCAGCGGTGCGCCCTTGACCAGGGTCTTGCTGCGCGGCTGGCGGCCGCGGTTATCGGGGATGCGCGCGTCGGCGAAGTTCAGCGCGAAGCGCTCGGGCGTGATCTCGGCGCGGCCGACCGCGAGGCCGGTGGCGATCACCAGCGCCGGATCGCGGCGCGCGATCTCGCGCAACAGTTTCAGCGCCGCGGCGTTGAATGCGGTGGGCAGTGTCAGCGCGCGCACGCGGTGGCCGGCGATCTCCGCGCCGTCGAGCAACGCGCAGGCCTCGGACGACGGGTTGCGCGGGTCGCCGCCGAAAGGTTCGAAGCCGGTCAGCAGGATCTCGCTCATCGGAAACACAGCACTCCCAGCAGGATCAGGTTGGCGCCCAGCAGCGGAATCGCGGTGGGCACCTGGGCGCGGATCACCGCGTTGCGGTCCTTGAGGTCGAGCAACGCCACCGGCACCAGGTTGAAGTTGGCCGCCATCGGCGTCATCAGCGTGCCGCAGTAGCCACTGAGCATGCCGATGGCCGCCAGCGGCGCGGGATCCGCGCCATGCACCTGGACCAGGAACGGCAGCCCGATGCCACCGGCGATCACCGGGAAGGCGGCAAAGGCATTGCCCATCGCCATCGTCAGCAGCGCCATGCCGAGGCCATAGGCGAGGATCGCAACCCAGCGCACATCGAGCGGCACCACGGCGCCGATCGCCTGCGCCAGCGCGTCGCCCACACCGGCCTTGGCGAACAGCGTGCCGAGCACCGCGAGCAGTAGCGGCAGCAGCACCGCCCAGCCAATCGCCTCGAGCAAGTCTCCGCCGCGCGCCAGCGCCACCATGGGCCCCTCGCGGGTCACCGCGAGCGCGAGCACCAGCGCCAGCAGGCAGGCGATGGTCAGCCCGAACAAGGCCGGCGCACTGCCCGCGAACAGCGCCTGGCCGTCGACCTTGAGCAGCGGCAGCGACAGCGTCAGCACGATGGTGCTCGCCGGAATCGCCAATACCGGCGCGAGCAGCCGCGGCCGCCCGCTGGCGCCGCTGGCGGCGGGCGCAATCGCGCTCATCACCGGCAGGCCGAAACCGGCGATCAGTGCCAGCGCCAGCACGCCAACGCCAGCCAGCGCCGGCGGTAGCCAGTCGCCCGCAAGGCAAAGCAGCGCAAGCACCGCGAAGAAGCCCGTACGCGCCCAGCGCGAGGTCCGCGACCGGTCGCGCCATGCCCGCGCCGCGATCAGTGCGAAGTAGGCGCCCAGCAGCCAGTAGATCGGGGTCAGGGACATAGGGGCTTTGCGGGGCACCGGGGCACTCGGACGCGCGGGCAACACGGGAGGGGGACCTGGGCCAGGGGCGCGTTCCGAAGGCACCTTCTGGAAGCGCAACATCGCGGCCTCGCCCGACGAGCATGCGGCTCAGTCCCGCCCCGTGCCCCGCTGTCACGATGCCCGCACCATCAGGGCACCTGCCATCGCCGATCCCGCCACCACAAGCGCCCCGCATGGATCGCGAAGGCGCAAACGGCCGTCGGGATGCCCCACAGGGCGATGTGCAAGGGCGACATCTGGATGCCGCGCTCGGCGAAGAAGGCCTGCATCAGCAGCACCGCGCCGAAAGCCAGGAACAGGTCCTCGCCAAAGAACAGGCCGACATTGTCGGTGGCGGCGGACATCGCGCGGGCGTCCTCGCGCTGGGCGTCCGTCAGCGGCGTGGGCGAGTCGCGCTCGGTGGCGGCCTCAGCCATCGGCGCGACCAGAGGGCGCACCATCGGCGCGTGGCCGCCCAGGCTGGTCAGCCCGAGCGCGGCCGAACCCTGGCGCACGGCGAGGTAGCCGATCAGCAGGCGCCCGGGCCGCGCGCCCTTCCAGCCGGCAATCAGGCGCCGTGCGAGGTCGCGCAGCCCATGCGCCTCGACCTGCGCGATCACCGGCAGCGCCAGCACGATCACCAGCAGGTAGCGCACGTTGAGGAAGCTCTGGCCCAGGGTCTCCAGCCATTCGCGCCAGTGCATCCCGGCGACGATGCCGGCCGCGACGGCCGCCGCCAGCACCACGCGCGCCGGGTGCTGGCGCAGCGCGAACCCGAGCACGACCACGATCACCGGCAGCAGCGCCCAGGCGAGCTGGCCGCTCATGGCGCGCGCACCGCGATGCCGGCGGCCTCGATGGCCGCACGCAGTGCGCGTGCGAGCTGCACCGCCTCGGCGCCATCGCCATGCACGCACAGGGTGTCGACCACGAGGTCCAGCGCGCTGCCGTCCGCCGCGCGGATCGTCTCGCCGCGCGCCAGCGCCAGGCCCTGCGCGCGCGCTGCGTCGCCATGGAGCAACGCGCCGGGCTGGTTGCGCGGGACCAGGCTGCCATCGGCGCAGTAGCCACGGTCGGCGAAGCCCTCGACCAGGTAGCGCGCACCGGCCGCATTCGCCAGCTCACGCAACTCGCCGCGCGGCGGGCCGACAATGGCAAGCGCAGCGTCCAGTGGCATCACCGCATCGACGAATGCACGCGCCAGGTCCGCGTCGCGCGCCAGCATCCCATACAGCGCGCCGTGCGCCTTGACGTGCCCGAGGCGCGCGCCGGCGGCGCGAGCGCAGCCCTGCAGCGCGGCCACCTGGTAGCGCACCGCTGCGCGCAGTTCCGCCGGCGCGATCTGCATCTCACGGCGGCCGAAGCCGACCAGGTCCGGCAGGCTCGGGTGCGCGCCGATGGCGACACCGCGCGCCTGCGCCCATTCCAGGGTCTGCAGGATGGTTGTCGGATCGCCCGCATGGAAGCCGCAGGCGATGTTGCACGAGCTGACGATGTCGAGCAGCGCAGCATCATCGCCCATGCGCCAGGCGCCAAAGCTCTCGCCCAGGTCGGCATTCAGATCGCAACTCGCGCGCATGTCCATGGGTCCGTGGGGATCGCCGATCATCACCCTGCGGCAGGCCCGGGTTCAACCTGGCGTCAGGCGCCAACCCGCAACCGTTCAACGCGGAGACGCAGAGGTCGCAGAGAGAAGCCCTCTCACCGAACATGTCGCAAGGCATTGATTTAGAAATGTAAATTCGGAGGGCAAGAGGGCACGAGGGCACGCAAAGGCGCTCCTTCGCACCGAACCGACTCTTGCGTGCCCTCGTGGCCTCGTGCCCTCCAGTTCGATGCGCGAATATGCGCACCGCCAGGGGCGACCGGGACTCTCACCGAACATCAGACAACTCTCACCGAACATCAGACAACTCATTGATCTGAAGAGCAGTTTGTCCGCAAAGGACGCAAAGAAGAGCGGAAACCGCTTTCGCTTCCTTTGCGTTCTTTGCGTCCTTTGCGGACAAGAAAAGTGGCGCGGGTCGCGAAGAAGTTCGATGCGCGAATAAGCGCACCGCCAGGGGCGACCGGAACTCTCACCGAACATGTCGCAGAGCATTGATTTAGAAAAGGTAAATTCGGAGGGCAAGAGGGAACGCAAAGGCGCTCCTACGCACCGAACCGGCTCTTGCGTGCCCTCGTGCCCTCGTGGCCTCGTGCCCTCCAGTTCGATGCGCGAACAAGCGCACCGACCAGGGGCGACCGGGACTCTCACCGCACATGTCGCAAGGCATTGATTTTGCGTAGGGCGGTGTATCGCGCAGCGATTCACCGCCGGGGCTGGCGGCAAGTACCCGGGGAACGCGCTGCGCGCGTACCACCGGGCTACTCGCGCCTCTTCTCCGCGCTCTCTGTGTCTCTGCGTTGAGCGAGACTATCGGCCCAGGCGATCCAGCGCGGCGATGCGCAAGCGCATCAGGCGTTCGCGGCGCCAGGCCCACAGTCGCCGGGCGGTGTCGAGGCTGATCGGTTCGAAGCGAATCGACGAACCCGGCCGTCGCTGCGCCAGCCGCGCGAGGTCGATGCTCGCGACATGCGCGATGCGCGCGTAGCCGCCGATGGTCTGGGCCTCCGCTTGCAGGATCAGCGGCAGGCCGTCGGGCGGCAGTTGCACCGTGCCTGGTACCACGGGCTCGCTGACCAGCGCACCGGCGTCGTCGATGGCCAACGGCGCACCCTGCAGTGGCGCGGCCATCCGGTTGGCGTTCGGCGACAGGGTGAACGATTGCAGGTACAGCGCACGCCGGTCCCGCAGCAGGTGGAAATGCGCGCCCTCGATCACGCGCAAGCCGGCGTGGGCGTCCAGGTCGAGCAAGGGTTCGCCATCGGCCCACCACGGAGCCGGAAGTGCAAGCGCGCCCGCGCGCAGTCCGCGCAGCCAGCGGGCGCTCGGGCCCTCGGATGGCGCGAACGGCAGTTCATCGCCGGCGCGCAGCAACGGAGGGAAACCCTCGCTCTGCAGGGCACTGCGGCTGCCGAGCACCGCCTCGGGGGTCCAGCCGCCGGCCACCGCGAGGTAGTTGCGCGCGCCCAGTTGTGCAGGATCCAGCGCAAGCGTGGCCCCGGCGGACAGCGCAATCGGGCGCCAGGTGGGCAAGGCCATGCCGCCCGCATGCACCGGCGTGCGCGCGCCGGTGATCGCGATCAACGCCGGCAGGTTGAAGCGCAACAGGCTGCGGCCGAAACCGATTTCGATGGCCGCGGCCTGCGGATCGTTGCCGACCAGCACATTGGCCACCGCGTGCGACCACTCATCGAGTGGCCCGGATTGCGGCACGCCGAGCGCCCGCCATTCGCAGCGCCCAGCGTCCTGGACGCTGCTCAAGGGCGCGATGCGGCGGATCTCCAGCACGCTCAGGGCACCGGCACGAAGCGGACCCGGTCGCCCGGAAGCAACAGCGAGGGCGGCGACCGGACCGGATCGAACAGGCGCACCCCGGTGCGCCCGAGCACATGCCAACCACCGGGCGATTCAGACGGGTAGATTCCCGCCTGCGCGCCAGCGATGGCAACCGAGCCGGGGGCCACGCGCGCCCGCACCGAATCCCGTCTGGGCAGGCGCAGCGCCGCCGGCAGACCCAGCAGATAGGGGAACCCTGGTCGGAACCCGAGCATCGCAACCCGGTAGGCGGCCTCACTGTGCAGGCGGATCACCTCCGCAGGGCCAAGCCCGGTGGCTTCGGCCACGATGCCCAGATCGGGGCCATCGTCGCCGCCGTAGTGGACCGGCACTTCCACCACCCGGGACGGCCCATGATCTGCCTGCGTGGGCATCGCCAGCGAGGCACGCACGCGCGACACCAGCGCTCCGGTTCCGCCGGAGCGCGCGACGGCAGGCAAATCCAGCGCCAGCACCAGGGCCGCATAACTCGCGGCGATGGACCGCACACCGGGCAGGTCCGCGCGCGCCAGAGCCGCGGCCGCGCGATGCACGCCGGCATTGACGCACGCGTCCACCTGCGCGCCGAAACGCAGCAGCAGCGCGGAGTCGCCCAAGGGCCAGC
It includes:
- a CDS encoding LamB/YcsF family protein, which codes for MRASCDLNADLGESFGAWRMGDDAALLDIVSSCNIACGFHAGDPTTILQTLEWAQARGVAIGAHPSLPDLVGFGRREMQIAPAELRAAVRYQVAALQGCARAAGARLGHVKAHGALYGMLARDADLARAFVDAVMPLDAALAIVGPPRGELRELANAAGARYLVEGFADRGYCADGSLVPRNQPGALLHGDAARAQGLALARGETIRAADGSALDLVVDTLCVHGDGAEAVQLARALRAAIEAAGIAVRAP
- a CDS encoding Crp/Fnr family transcriptional regulator — protein: MPASTSSSARARPACRWQRSRRPCVWRRRWRLAEGLPAVGELYPCLRGLPSELSAELSALNPVRVPQGHSLFDRGSPCGAFPLLLGGEIRVSCVAANGRALLLYSVLPGESCVITQGCLLGQRRYNARGVVHADSLLLPVPTGLFERLLAAHPPFRQYVFGIFSERFVDLMALVDEVAFKRLDQRLARLLVEQGPALHTTHQRLADDLGSVREIVTRLLRQFAADGLVELARESIVVRDPLRLAAVAASDPV
- the pxpB gene encoding 5-oxoprolinase subunit PxpB gives rise to the protein MDFDCWPLGDSALLLRFGAQVDACVNAGVHRAAAALARADLPGVRSIAASYAALVLALDLPAVARSGGTGALVSRVRASLAMPTQADHGPSRVVEVPVHYGGDDGPDLGIVAEATGLGPAEVIRLHSEAAYRVAMLGFRPGFPYLLGLPAALRLPRRDSVRARVAPGSVAIAGAQAGIYPSESPGGWHVLGRTGVRLFDPVRSPPSLLLPGDRVRFVPVP
- a CDS encoding biotin-dependent carboxyltransferase translates to MLEIRRIAPLSSVQDAGRCEWRALGVPQSGPLDEWSHAVANVLVGNDPQAAAIEIGFGRSLLRFNLPALIAITGARTPVHAGGMALPTWRPIALSAGATLALDPAQLGARNYLAVAGGWTPEAVLGSRSALQSEGFPPLLRAGDELPFAPSEGPSARWLRGLRAGALALPAPWWADGEPLLDLDAHAGLRVIEGAHFHLLRDRRALYLQSFTLSPNANRMAAPLQGAPLAIDDAGALVSEPVVPGTVQLPPDGLPLILQAEAQTIGGYARIAHVASIDLARLAQRRPGSSIRFEPISLDTARRLWAWRRERLMRLRIAALDRLGR
- a CDS encoding DUF969 domain-containing protein codes for the protein MSGQLAWALLPVIVVVLGFALRQHPARVVLAAAVAAGIVAGMHWREWLETLGQSFLNVRYLLVIVLALPVIAQVEAHGLRDLARRLIAGWKGARPGRLLIGYLAVRQGSAALGLTSLGGHAPMVRPLVAPMAEAATERDSPTPLTDAQREDARAMSAATDNVGLFFGEDLFLAFGAVLLMQAFFAERGIQMSPLHIALWGIPTAVCAFAIHAGRLWWRDRRWQVP
- a CDS encoding DUF2892 domain-containing protein; translated protein: MNANVGGIDRGLRIVVGLVLLSLVFVGPKTLWGLAGLVPLATGFMRFCPVYPLLGINTCPRQ
- the pcp gene encoding pyroglutamyl-peptidase I; this encodes MSEILLTGFEPFGGDPRNPSSEACALLDGAEIAGHRVRALTLPTAFNAAALKLLREIARRDPALVIATGLAVGRAEITPERFALNFADARIPDNRGRQPRSKTLVKGAPLAYASTLPVDRIVARLRAGGIPAAPSLSAGAFVCNELFFRLRHATEGSALRAGFIHVPYASEHIVERPGTPSLPLATIAQALRVAAEVALG
- a CDS encoding DUF979 family protein; its protein translation is MSLTPIYWLLGAYFALIAARAWRDRSRTSRWARTGFFAVLALLCLAGDWLPPALAGVGVLALALIAGFGLPVMSAIAPAASGASGRPRLLAPVLAIPASTIVLTLSLPLLKVDGQALFAGSAPALFGLTIACLLALVLALAVTREGPMVALARGGDLLEAIGWAVLLPLLLAVLGTLFAKAGVGDALAQAIGAVVPLDVRWVAILAYGLGMALLTMAMGNAFAAFPVIAGGIGLPFLVQVHGADPAPLAAIGMLSGYCGTLMTPMAANFNLVPVALLDLKDRNAVIRAQVPTAIPLLGANLILLGVLCFR